A genomic segment from Nicotiana tabacum cultivar K326 chromosome 7, ASM71507v2, whole genome shotgun sequence encodes:
- the LOC107788027 gene encoding uncharacterized protein LOC107788027, whose amino-acid sequence METLHETWSRFKGILVICPHHGIPDQMLGQWFYMGLSDSMKNIVDTSAGGAFLSKTWREGQSLLDKMAQNSGWTTRNAPITLVVHSVPFNPSNSMAENMATLLTQMSILTKKPVGNPWNAEHDHHQQHPEDMKYVSNYGGQRQGNQNWGQQTQQPYRPLQPQYNAGNMGCMRPPNNMAPYQRAQGYNNQQQGYPPPQQPHGGRQENRFTRLEAMMQQGTLPADTQINPKDQGPKQLMAVSLRNGRDLDVEQERARENIQAETFIPGPIELDESTILTEETEKVAEPAKELVVEIESDKEKSQVIGKKRPPAHFPQRLAKHQKEEQYKKFFEMLKQIQTCSAVVTRPIAEKLSDPGSFTIPCTIGNFIFVKALCDLGANINLMPLSIYKRLGIGRARPTSILLQLADRTVKRPFGILDDVLIQVGKFVFPADFVILDCKVDEEIPIILGRQFLAMGRALIDCETGELKMRPNDEKITFNVQKSMRRPSEFANFSLIDVVDVIVESDDEVLTI is encoded by the exons ATGGAGACACTACATGAGACATGGAGCCGTTTTAAAGGAATATTGGTTATATGTCCacaccatggtattccagatcagatgttagGACAATGGTTTTACATGGGACTGTCAGATAGCATGAAGAACATTGTAGATACCTCAGCTGGTggggcatttttgagcaaaacatggagagaaggTCAGAGTCTGCTTGACAAAATGGCTCAGAATTCGGGGTGGACGACGAGAAATGCACCTATCACTCTAGTGGTACACTCAGTGCCTTTTAATCCATCAAATTCCATGGCTGAAAATATGGCGACCCTTTTGACACAGATgagcatactcaccaaaaag ccagtTGGTAATCCTTGGAATGCAGAACATGATCATCATCAGCAGCACCCTGAAGACATGAAATATGTGTCAAActatggaggccagagacaggGCAATCAGAACTGGGGCCAGCAAACTCAGCAGCCATACAGGCCACTTCAGCCACAGTACAACGCTGGAAACATGGGATGTATGAGACCTCCCAACAATATGGCACCTTATCAAAGGGCACAAGGGTACAACAATCAGCAGCAAGGGTATCCCCCACCTCAGCAACCACATGGTGGAAGGCAAGAAAATAGGTTCACGAGACTTGaagcaatgatgcagcag GGAACATTACCAGCAGACACCCAGATTAATCCAAAAGATCAGGGCCCAAAGCAGCTGATGGCGGTGAGTCTCCGTAATGGCAGGGATCTAGATGTAGAACAAGAGAGAGCCCGGGAAAATATACAGGCTGAGACATTCATTCCAGGGCCCATTGAGTTGGATGAGTCTACGATACTCACAGAA GAGACCGAGAAAGTAGCTGAGCCAGCTAAAGAGCTAGTAGTTGAAATAGAATCTGATAAAGAGAAGTCCCAagtgattgggaagaagagacctcctgCACACTTTCCACAGAGGCTGGCCAAGCATCAAAAGGAGGAGCAGTATAAAAAGTTCTTTGAAATGCtcaaacaaatccag ACCTGTAGTGCAGTGGTGACGAGACCTATTGCTGAAAAGCTGTCTGATCCAGGtagctttacaattccatgcactattggaaATTTCATCTTTGTTAAGGCGCTCTGTGATTTAGGGGCCAACATTAATCTTATGCCCCTGTCTATCTATAAGAGGTTGGGTATTGGGAGAGCTAGACCCACCTCCATACTGCTGCAGCTGGCCGACAGGACTGTGAAGCGTCCATTCGGTATCCTTGATGATGTGCTTATTCAGGtggggaaatttgtgttcccggcagattttgtgatcttggattgcaaAGTGGATGAAGAGATTCCTATAATCTTAGGAAGACAATTCTTGGCCATGGGAAGAGCCCTGATTGACTGTGAGACTGGGGAGCTCAAAATGAGACCCAATGACGAGAAAATAACGTTCAATGTGCAGAagtctatgaggcgaccaagcgAGTTCGCCAATTTCTCTCTTATTGATGTCGTGGATGTAATTGTAGAGTCTGATGATGAGGTGTTGACAATTTAG